The Spirochaetaceae bacterium genome includes a region encoding these proteins:
- the secD gene encoding protein translocase subunit SecD translates to MTKRLRLILILAFVAVAVWFLTPTVRWYLILTGDQRREANASREQIRVLARQRADEDLNRLIELARNDPGDPVPDDLGYLVPAARERLRVERRDVPRTWDVATVVNVFPSEGETFVAMEDHHRSELLALKDLRSRSIQLGLDLSGGMYVVIEPDLESLSAQTGATLSAVEEDRALRRALEVLNNRIDQFGVTEPQIRQRGDNQIVVEMPGAPDPERMRSFILGKGRLNFHIVDTEGLARFRRYQAENPGSFLGPDGQPRDDTILTAGTVLRGRYEKDAYGVDQLLGYTVINDEIGLEGSYIQQAQVSRDPITQQPTVIFNLTGEGGDIFFKLTSENVGNVMAVVLDDRVKAAATISEPIRNQVQVTGFTQSEAEDLALVLETGALPVPLDILSQQAIGASLGEDAIRTGLNSIALGMAAVLIFMLVYYKGAGLVADLALVLNLFFLVSVLSVFNFTLTLPSIAGVILTVGMAVDANVIIFERIKEEYRLGKSASAAVTAGFGKAFWTVMDANITTFIAAIALSQLGSGPIQGFAVTLSVGVVSSMFTALVVSRLIFDFFTETLHVERLSIDWRRRAGLGPAGEAA, encoded by the coding sequence ATGACCAAACGTCTCAGACTGATCCTCATTCTCGCGTTCGTTGCGGTAGCGGTGTGGTTCCTTACCCCGACCGTGCGCTGGTACCTGATCCTGACCGGCGATCAGCGCCGCGAGGCCAACGCCTCCCGCGAGCAGATCCGCGTGCTGGCGCGGCAGCGCGCCGACGAGGATCTGAACCGGCTGATCGAACTGGCACGCAACGACCCCGGCGATCCGGTGCCCGACGACCTCGGCTACCTGGTGCCGGCGGCGCGCGAGCGCCTGCGCGTGGAACGGCGCGACGTGCCGCGCACCTGGGACGTCGCAACCGTGGTCAACGTGTTTCCGAGCGAAGGCGAGACCTTCGTCGCCATGGAGGACCATCACCGTTCCGAACTGCTGGCGCTGAAGGACCTGCGCTCGCGCAGCATTCAGCTCGGCCTCGATCTGAGCGGCGGCATGTACGTGGTGATCGAACCCGACCTGGAGAGCCTCAGCGCGCAGACCGGCGCAACGCTCAGCGCCGTGGAGGAGGATCGTGCGTTGCGGCGCGCCCTGGAGGTGCTCAACAACCGCATCGACCAGTTCGGCGTTACCGAGCCGCAGATTCGTCAGCGCGGCGACAACCAGATCGTCGTCGAGATGCCGGGCGCGCCCGACCCGGAACGAATGCGCAGCTTCATCCTCGGCAAGGGGCGGCTCAACTTCCACATCGTCGATACCGAGGGACTGGCGCGGTTTCGGCGCTACCAGGCGGAGAACCCGGGCAGCTTTCTCGGTCCCGACGGGCAGCCGCGCGACGACACCATCCTAACCGCCGGCACCGTGCTGCGCGGACGCTACGAGAAGGACGCGTACGGCGTTGACCAGTTGCTCGGATACACGGTGATCAACGACGAGATCGGCCTGGAGGGTTCCTACATCCAGCAGGCACAGGTGAGCCGCGATCCGATTACCCAGCAACCGACCGTGATCTTCAACCTCACCGGCGAGGGCGGCGACATCTTCTTCAAGCTGACCAGCGAAAACGTCGGCAACGTGATGGCCGTGGTGCTCGATGACCGGGTCAAGGCGGCTGCGACGATCTCGGAACCGATCCGCAACCAGGTGCAGGTAACCGGATTCACCCAGAGCGAGGCGGAGGACCTGGCGCTGGTGCTGGAGACCGGCGCCCTGCCGGTGCCGCTCGATATTCTCAGCCAGCAGGCGATCGGCGCATCGCTGGGAGAGGACGCCATCCGCACCGGGCTCAACTCGATCGCCCTCGGCATGGCGGCGGTGCTGATCTTCATGCTCGTGTACTACAAGGGCGCCGGCCTGGTGGCCGACCTGGCGCTGGTCCTCAACCTGTTCTTCCTGGTCTCGGTGCTGAGCGTGTTCAACTTCACCCTCACGCTGCCGAGCATCGCCGGCGTTATCCTGACCGTCGGCATGGCGGTCGATGCCAACGTCATCATCTTCGAGCGCATCAAGGAAGAGTACCGCCTCGGCAAGTCGGCCTCCGCCGCCGTCACCGCCGGATTCGGCAAGGCGTTCTGGACCGTCATGGACGCAAACATCACCACCTTCATCGCCGCCATCGCGCTGTCGCAACTCGGCAGCGGGCCGATCCAGGGGTTTGCCGTGACGCTGTCGGTCGGCGTGGTGTCGTCGATGTTCACCGCCCTGGTGGTGTCGCGGCTGATCTTCGACTTCTTCACCGAGACCCTGCACGTGGAGCGGCTCAGCATCGACTGGCGACGCCGCGCCGGGCTCGGACCCGCGGGGGAGGCGGCCTGA
- the pdhA gene encoding pyruvate dehydrogenase (acetyl-transferring) E1 component subunit alpha — translation MVQMLAPDGTYTADPAYCCYAMNDAQLRTAYRHMVQARAADEWAFSLNRQGRLGTYPPATGQEANSVGAVMALREDDWIVPTYRELGGLLTRGVPLKQFFLYWLGNEHGSAFERELYHVTPIVLPIGSQLPHAVGLAFAERYQGSDRIAIGFVGDGGTSEGDFHEALNFAGLWQAGTIFFVQNNQYAISVHRDQQAAGATIAQKAAAYGFEGVQVDGNDVTAVYAVTAAAAARARAGGGPTLIEGVTYRIGPHTTSDDPKRYRSDEEVAEWQSRDPIVRLQKLLRARGLMDDAELAAVITAARERARREFDAVEPFERPSVEDTFRYVYAEMPPLMLRQLAERRRRLERTGT, via the coding sequence ATGGTCCAGATGCTGGCGCCGGACGGCACCTACACCGCCGATCCCGCCTACTGTTGCTACGCGATGAACGACGCGCAACTGCGCACCGCCTATCGCCACATGGTGCAGGCACGCGCCGCCGACGAGTGGGCGTTCAGCCTCAACCGCCAGGGCCGGCTCGGCACCTACCCGCCGGCCACCGGCCAGGAGGCGAACAGCGTCGGCGCGGTCATGGCGTTGCGCGAAGACGACTGGATCGTGCCCACCTACCGCGAACTCGGCGGCCTGCTGACGCGCGGGGTGCCGCTGAAGCAGTTTTTCCTGTACTGGCTCGGCAACGAGCATGGCAGCGCCTTCGAGCGCGAGCTGTACCACGTCACGCCGATCGTGCTGCCGATCGGCTCGCAGTTGCCGCACGCGGTCGGCCTGGCGTTCGCCGAGCGCTATCAGGGCAGCGACCGCATCGCCATCGGCTTCGTCGGCGACGGCGGCACCTCCGAGGGCGACTTCCATGAAGCCTTGAACTTCGCCGGGCTGTGGCAGGCGGGCACCATCTTCTTCGTGCAGAACAACCAGTACGCGATTTCCGTGCACCGCGATCAGCAGGCGGCCGGCGCCACCATCGCGCAGAAGGCGGCTGCGTACGGCTTCGAGGGCGTGCAGGTGGACGGCAATGACGTGACCGCCGTGTACGCCGTGACCGCGGCGGCCGCCGCCCGCGCGCGTGCCGGCGGCGGGCCCACGCTGATCGAAGGCGTCACCTACCGGATCGGACCGCACACCACCTCCGACGATCCGAAGCGCTACCGCAGCGACGAAGAGGTTGCCGAGTGGCAGAGCCGCGACCCGATCGTGCGCCTGCAGAAGCTGCTGCGCGCGCGCGGGCTGATGGATGACGCCGAACTCGCCGCGGTGATCACCGCGGCGCGCGAGCGAGCGCGCCGCGAGTTCGACGCCGTGGAACCGTTCGAACGGCCCTCCGTGGAGGACACCTTCCGCTACGTGTACGCGGAGATGCCGCCGCTGATGCTGCGCCAGTTGGCCGAGCGGCGGCGGCGGCTGGAGCGGACCGGAACGTGA
- the yajC gene encoding preprotein translocase subunit YajC, with amino-acid sequence MNDTAFNMLALLQFDAGGGAAGGQLATMLVTFGLIIMIFYFLVIRPQNRRQKETKAMLAQLKKGDRVQTSGGIRGVVTAVKEDAVTVKVDDATKIEFAKASITSIIEQRQGESRPASQDKEQS; translated from the coding sequence ATGAACGATACCGCTTTCAACATGCTCGCTCTTCTGCAGTTCGACGCCGGCGGCGGCGCCGCCGGTGGCCAGCTCGCCACCATGCTGGTCACCTTTGGCCTGATCATCATGATCTTCTACTTCCTGGTGATCCGGCCGCAGAACCGCCGTCAGAAGGAAACCAAGGCGATGCTGGCGCAGCTCAAGAAGGGCGACCGGGTACAGACCTCGGGCGGCATTCGCGGCGTGGTGACCGCGGTCAAGGAGGACGCGGTCACCGTCAAGGTGGACGACGCCACCAAGATCGAGTTCGCCAAGGCGTCGATCACCAGCATCATCGAGCAGCGTCAGGGCGAGTCGCGGCCTGCCTCGCAGGACAAGGAGCAGTCGTAG
- a CDS encoding dihydrolipoamide acetyltransferase family protein, translating into MSYEFKFPDIGEGLTEGKILEFKVEPGAEVEAGDILAIVETDKVVAEIASPRSGVVVRFGSAVGDRIGVGETLAFIDAADGADDGSVAATGAVASNGGHEFQALVGTLDAAPNSLPASDELDAPAGAAEPAETEADGAPEDGARAANDGSRSRDGAGAAEPLVTPAARRLARDLGVDLARVTPDTAGGRIQREDVERAAAGAPAAAPPRAGRSDFAFPLIDDPLVTPSHLPLGQTVELTILRKTIAHTMESSRKIPTATIFDTGVVDDLVELRAKVNHGRDVRVSFQPFFMKALATALRRYPVLNAHFNPMSEELTVFKDINIGVAVNTEAGLMLPVIHNVENKTIRQIDTEMKDMVERAKGRQISIKDLRGGTFSLTNFGPFGGMFASPMIYPPQVAIIGAGRIHQAPTVVDGVVRAAWVLPVSLAFDHRVVDGVPAAEFASYFLELLRGPQELFVSM; encoded by the coding sequence ATGAGTTACGAATTCAAGTTTCCCGATATCGGTGAGGGTCTTACCGAGGGCAAGATCCTCGAATTCAAGGTGGAACCCGGCGCCGAGGTGGAGGCCGGCGACATCCTGGCGATCGTCGAGACCGACAAGGTGGTGGCGGAGATCGCTTCGCCGCGCAGCGGGGTCGTGGTCAGGTTCGGCTCCGCGGTGGGAGACCGGATCGGCGTCGGGGAGACGCTGGCATTCATCGACGCTGCCGACGGCGCGGACGACGGCAGCGTCGCGGCGACCGGCGCCGTCGCGAGCAACGGCGGGCACGAGTTCCAGGCGCTGGTGGGCACCCTCGACGCCGCGCCCAACTCGCTGCCGGCGAGCGACGAACTGGACGCGCCGGCCGGCGCCGCCGAGCCGGCCGAAACCGAGGCGGATGGCGCACCCGAGGACGGCGCCCGCGCTGCCAACGACGGCTCCCGGTCGCGCGACGGTGCAGGCGCCGCCGAGCCGCTGGTCACCCCGGCCGCGCGCCGTCTGGCGCGTGACCTCGGTGTCGACCTGGCGCGCGTAACCCCGGATACGGCCGGCGGCCGGATTCAGCGCGAAGACGTGGAGCGAGCGGCGGCCGGCGCGCCGGCCGCGGCCCCGCCACGCGCCGGGCGCTCCGACTTCGCGTTCCCGCTGATCGACGATCCGCTGGTTACCCCTTCCCACCTGCCGCTCGGGCAGACGGTCGAACTGACCATCCTGCGCAAGACGATCGCTCACACCATGGAGAGCAGCCGCAAGATCCCCACCGCCACCATCTTCGACACGGGTGTGGTGGACGACCTGGTGGAACTGCGCGCCAAGGTCAACCACGGGCGCGACGTCCGGGTGAGCTTCCAGCCGTTCTTCATGAAGGCGCTCGCCACGGCGCTGCGCCGTTATCCGGTGCTCAACGCCCACTTCAACCCGATGTCGGAAGAGCTGACGGTATTCAAGGACATCAACATCGGGGTGGCGGTGAACACCGAGGCGGGGTTGATGCTGCCGGTCATACACAATGTCGAGAACAAGACCATCCGCCAGATAGACACCGAGATGAAGGACATGGTCGAGCGCGCGAAGGGACGGCAGATCAGCATCAAGGATCTGCGCGGCGGCACGTTCAGCCTGACCAACTTCGGCCCGTTCGGCGGCATGTTCGCCTCGCCGATGATCTATCCGCCGCAGGTGGCGATCATCGGCGCCGGGCGCATACACCAGGCGCCGACGGTGGTGGACGGCGTCGTGCGCGCGGCCTGGGTACTGCCGGTGTCGCTGGCGTTCGACCATCGCGTGGTCGATGGCGTGCCGGCGGCAGAGTTCGCTTCCTACTTCCTGGAGCTGTTGCGCGGCCCGCAGGAACTGTTCGTTTCGATGTAG
- a CDS encoding alpha-ketoacid dehydrogenase subunit beta: MKSSTLLGAINAALADALQEDDAVVVYGEDIGVNGGVFQATAGLQSRFGKRRCFDSPIAESGLVGTAVGMAMAGLKPVVEIQFSGFVWPAFNQIVCHAARTRNRSRAALTLPMVVRMPYGGNLKALEHHSESMEATFGHVPGLKVVIPSTPHDAKGLLLAAIRDPDPVIYMEPKRSYHSPQQAIPDAPYVLPLGRARVERAGDAVTLIAYGAMMREARTAAAWFHGQGIGVELIDLRTIYPYDCDTVLDSVRKTGRLVVVHEGPRSFGVAAELMALATEELFMHLDAPPRRVTGSDAVIPLPAAERFYFLTAEHIVDAVRETVEF, from the coding sequence GTGAAGTCCTCGACGCTGCTCGGCGCCATCAACGCGGCGCTCGCTGACGCGCTGCAGGAAGATGACGCGGTGGTCGTGTACGGCGAGGACATCGGCGTCAACGGCGGCGTGTTCCAGGCAACCGCCGGCCTGCAGAGCCGCTTCGGCAAGCGCCGTTGCTTCGACTCCCCGATTGCCGAGAGCGGCCTGGTCGGCACCGCCGTGGGCATGGCGATGGCGGGCCTCAAGCCGGTGGTGGAGATTCAGTTCAGCGGGTTCGTGTGGCCGGCGTTCAACCAGATCGTGTGCCACGCCGCGCGCACCCGCAACCGCAGCCGCGCAGCGCTCACTCTGCCGATGGTGGTGCGCATGCCGTACGGCGGCAACCTGAAGGCCCTCGAGCATCACTCCGAGAGCATGGAGGCGACGTTCGGGCACGTGCCCGGCCTCAAGGTGGTAATCCCTTCCACGCCGCACGATGCCAAGGGACTACTGCTCGCCGCGATCCGGGATCCGGACCCGGTGATCTACATGGAGCCCAAGCGATCCTACCACTCGCCGCAGCAGGCAATCCCGGATGCGCCCTACGTCCTGCCGCTCGGGCGGGCGCGGGTGGAACGCGCGGGCGACGCCGTCACGCTGATTGCGTACGGGGCGATGATGCGCGAGGCGCGCACCGCGGCCGCCTGGTTTCACGGCCAGGGCATCGGCGTCGAGTTGATCGACCTGCGCACCATCTACCCGTACGATTGCGACACGGTGCTCGACTCGGTGCGCAAGACCGGCCGCCTGGTGGTGGTGCACGAGGGTCCGCGCTCGTTCGGCGTGGCGGCGGAGTTGATGGCGCTGGCGACCGAGGAGCTGTTCATGCACTTGGATGCACCGCCGCGCCGGGTCACCGGCAGCGATGCCGTGATCCCCCTGCCGGCTGCCGAGCGCTTCTACTTCCTCACCGCCGAACACATCGTTGACGCGGTGCGGGAGACGGTCGAGTTTTAG
- the secF gene encoding protein translocase subunit SecF yields the protein MKRVIPFTNLRAQMAVLSAALIVAGIVATMLRGGVNLSVDLSGGVAQQFQVAPVALAISDGGAGLEPELTPPDPLLGRAGFLTVQWAQDGTARRRVLDFDEFSTIGAIADELRTIPGVEVELAAPPATPAEQLQAPGFREAGQTLVLGYLDPGAPGEAPIEAVRAAFEPIRTSLQATGAPGEQRYIVRTDLVVDEAGEPDQQATEARIFELLAAAFGADRITIQQTDFVGPSFSRLLGEQAVWLITVAFALIFVYILFRFRAAFAVGALLALIHDIAIMLGVLGTLQLEISTATIAAVLTIVGYSLNDTIVIFDRIRENDTLMRDAAPELVINTSITQSLSRTLITSVTTLVAVLAIYLFSTSSIKTFALSLMIGVVVGTYSSMFVAAPTVLIWRRIQARRSRPVAQPSAPAAAGAVAQPA from the coding sequence ATGAAGCGTGTCATCCCGTTTACCAACCTGCGCGCGCAGATGGCGGTGCTTTCGGCGGCGCTGATCGTGGCCGGTATCGTCGCGACGATGCTGCGCGGTGGCGTGAATCTGAGCGTGGACCTGAGCGGCGGCGTGGCCCAGCAGTTTCAGGTCGCTCCGGTAGCGCTGGCGATCAGCGACGGCGGCGCCGGCCTGGAGCCGGAGCTGACGCCGCCCGATCCCCTGCTTGGGCGTGCCGGGTTTCTGACCGTGCAGTGGGCGCAGGACGGCACCGCGCGGCGGCGCGTGCTCGATTTCGACGAGTTCTCGACCATCGGCGCCATCGCCGACGAACTGCGTACCATTCCCGGCGTCGAGGTCGAGCTTGCCGCGCCTCCGGCGACGCCGGCGGAGCAGTTGCAGGCACCGGGATTTCGCGAGGCGGGGCAGACCCTGGTGCTTGGCTACCTCGATCCCGGCGCACCGGGGGAAGCGCCGATCGAGGCGGTACGCGCGGCGTTCGAGCCGATCCGTACTTCGCTGCAAGCCACCGGCGCCCCGGGCGAACAGCGCTACATCGTGCGCACCGACCTGGTCGTGGACGAAGCCGGCGAGCCGGATCAGCAGGCCACCGAGGCGCGCATCTTCGAGTTGCTGGCGGCGGCGTTCGGCGCCGACCGCATCACCATCCAGCAGACCGACTTCGTCGGCCCCAGTTTCTCACGCCTGCTCGGCGAGCAGGCGGTGTGGCTGATCACGGTGGCGTTCGCGCTGATCTTCGTGTACATCCTGTTCCGGTTCCGCGCCGCCTTCGCGGTCGGCGCCCTGCTGGCCCTGATCCACGACATCGCGATCATGCTCGGCGTGCTCGGCACGCTGCAGCTCGAAATCAGCACCGCCACGATCGCCGCCGTGCTGACCATCGTCGGCTACTCGCTCAACGATACCATCGTGATCTTCGACCGCATCCGGGAGAACGACACCCTGATGCGCGACGCCGCCCCGGAGCTGGTCATCAATACCAGCATCACGCAGTCGCTGAGCCGTACGCTGATCACCTCGGTCACCACCCTGGTGGCGGTGCTGGCGATCTACCTCTTCTCCACCTCGTCGATCAAGACCTTCGCGCTGAGCCTGATGATCGGCGTGGTGGTCGGAACCTACTCTTCGATGTTCGTGGCCGCGCCCACGGTGCTGATCTGGCGCCGCATCCAGGCGCGGCGCAGTCGCCCGGTGGCGCAGCCGAGCGCGCCGGCGGCGGCCGGCGCCGTGGCGCAACCGGCG
- the groL gene encoding chaperonin GroEL (60 kDa chaperone family; promotes refolding of misfolded polypeptides especially under stressful conditions; forms two stacked rings of heptamers to form a barrel-shaped 14mer; ends can be capped by GroES; misfolded proteins enter the barrel where they are refolded when GroES binds), with protein MAKQLQFDESARKSLLKGVEKLSTAVKVTLGPKGRNVVLDKKFGAPTVTNDGVTIAKEIELEEPFENMGAQLLKEVATKTNDVAGDGTTTATVLAYSMVREGLRSVAADINPMEIKRGMSRAVEIAVADIQDTAKEIKEKGEIAQVAAISANNDNDIGELIADAMEKVGKDGVITVEESKSMDTNLEVVEGMQFDRGFLSPYFVTNRDTQVAVFENPLVLIHDKKISNMKDLLPVLEKIAQAGKPLLLIAEDVEGEALATLVVNNLRGTLNVCAVKAPGFGDRRKAMLEDISILTGGQVISEELGLKLENTDVSQLGSAKRVNIDKENTTIIEGAGKEKDIKDRIAQIKVQIDETTSDYDREKLQERLAKLAGGVAVINVGAATEVELKEKKHRVEDALSATRAAIEEGIIPGGGVTLVQAVRALDDNDTDSLTEAEKVGYRIVRRALEEPIRQIATNAGLDGSIVVERAKHEERGTGFDAARMEWTDLMGAGIIDPAKVTRSALQNASSIAGLLLTTEATITDLPEKEKPPAPGGGGDMGGMPPY; from the coding sequence ATGGCGAAGCAGTTGCAATTCGACGAGTCGGCTCGCAAGTCGCTGTTGAAGGGCGTCGAAAAGCTTTCGACGGCGGTCAAGGTGACGCTCGGACCAAAAGGCCGCAACGTCGTACTGGACAAGAAATTTGGGGCCCCGACCGTCACCAACGACGGCGTGACCATCGCGAAGGAAATCGAGCTGGAAGAGCCGTTCGAGAACATGGGTGCGCAGCTTCTCAAGGAAGTAGCCACCAAGACCAACGACGTGGCGGGCGACGGTACCACTACCGCCACCGTGCTGGCTTACTCCATGGTGCGTGAGGGCCTGCGCTCGGTGGCCGCCGACATCAATCCCATGGAGATCAAGCGCGGCATGAGTCGTGCCGTGGAGATCGCCGTCGCGGACATTCAGGACACCGCCAAGGAGATCAAGGAGAAGGGCGAGATTGCGCAGGTCGCCGCGATCTCGGCCAACAACGACAACGACATCGGCGAGTTGATCGCCGACGCCATGGAGAAGGTCGGCAAGGACGGCGTGATCACCGTCGAAGAGTCCAAGTCGATGGACACCAACCTGGAAGTGGTCGAGGGCATGCAGTTCGACCGCGGCTTCCTGTCGCCCTACTTCGTGACCAACCGCGACACGCAGGTCGCCGTATTCGAGAACCCACTGGTGCTGATCCACGACAAGAAGATCTCCAACATGAAGGATCTGCTGCCGGTGCTGGAGAAGATCGCGCAGGCGGGCAAGCCGCTGCTGCTGATCGCCGAGGACGTGGAAGGCGAGGCGCTGGCCACCCTGGTGGTCAACAACCTGCGCGGCACCCTGAACGTGTGCGCCGTCAAGGCGCCCGGTTTCGGCGACCGCCGCAAGGCGATGCTGGAGGACATCTCGATCCTGACCGGCGGCCAGGTGATCTCCGAAGAGCTGGGCCTGAAGCTGGAGAACACCGACGTGAGCCAGCTCGGCTCCGCCAAGCGCGTCAACATCGACAAGGAAAACACCACCATCATCGAGGGCGCGGGCAAGGAGAAGGACATCAAGGACCGGATCGCGCAGATCAAGGTGCAGATCGACGAGACCACCTCCGACTACGACCGCGAGAAGCTGCAGGAGCGGCTGGCCAAGCTGGCCGGCGGCGTGGCGGTGATCAACGTCGGCGCGGCCACCGAGGTGGAGCTCAAGGAGAAGAAGCACCGGGTCGAGGATGCGCTGTCCGCGACCCGCGCGGCGATCGAGGAAGGCATCATTCCGGGCGGCGGCGTGACCCTGGTGCAGGCGGTGCGGGCGCTCGACGACAACGACACCGACAGCCTCACCGAGGCGGAGAAGGTCGGCTACCGGATCGTGCGCCGCGCGCTGGAGGAACCGATCCGGCAGATCGCGACCAACGCGGGGCTGGACGGATCGATCGTCGTGGAGCGCGCCAAGCACGAGGAGCGCGGCACCGGCTTCGACGCTGCCCGGATGGAGTGGACGGACCTGATGGGCGCCGGGATCATCGATCCCGCCAAGGTGACCCGGTCGGCCTTGCAGAACGCTTCGTCGATCGCCGGGCTGCTGCTTACCACCGAGGCGACCATCACCGACCTTCCCGAGAAGGAAAAGCCGCCCGCTCCCGGCGGCGGAGGTGACATGGGAGGAATGCCGCCCTATTAG